From a single Maylandia zebra isolate NMK-2024a linkage group LG3, Mzebra_GT3a, whole genome shotgun sequence genomic region:
- the LOC112430695 gene encoding uncharacterized protein LOC112430695, which yields MSATSVRLTYIVLLLLFIGRVSGKLIQAAAGDDVRFALTEKCKTGKVTHQLMDGTDQLVAFVDGVWKPGPGYINRVVYSADSLILKRADFNDHGYYEFTCNSKQRGELEELHVFLPYKLVAPRDEGATLPCRSVTVGQAVKSVRWRRDGELVLELNPRSKQITYGDGYNESRVSIPSDWYQRGDLSLTVKRAQLRDDGVYYCYVENTEKHRSAVHLHVSTPSPPPPGSTSQPTTTPTPSECSEWSWRTFFITAAVFVIVDLLVWLCWFLRDRKFNVRTRGGGGGTEEGRESDCDQHSMLKSNGNPDFTHN from the exons ATGAGTGCTACATCAGTCCGCCTCACTTacattgttcttcttcttctttttatcgGCCGGGTGTCTGGGAAACTGATCCAGGCCGCTGCAGGAGACGATGTTAGGTTTGCCCTGACAGAGAAGTGCAAGACGGGAAAAGTCACACATCAGCTGATGGATGGCACCGATCAGCTGGTCGCCTTTGTTGACGGTGTCTGGAAGCCGGGACCGGGTTACATTAACCGGGTGGTTTACAGCGCCGACTCTCTGATAttaaagagagcagatttcaaCGATCACGGCTATTACGAGTTTACCTGCAACTCCAAACAGAGGGGGGAGCTGGAAGAGTTGCATGTTTTTCTGCCCTATAAACTTGTCGCACCCCGGGATGAAGGTGCCACCCTGCCGTGTCGCTCCGTTACAGTCGGTCAGGCAGTAAAATCTGTGCGCTGGAGGAGAGACGGAGAGCTGGTGCTGGAGCTGAATCCTCGGTCTAAGCAAATCACCTACGGGGACGGCTATAATGAAAGCCGAGTGTCCATACCATCGGACTGGTACCAGCGAGGAGACCTGTCCCTCACCGTGAAGCGAGCTCAGCTCAGAGACGACGGAGTGTATTACTGTTACGTGgagaacacagagaaacaccgCTCTGCTGTCCACCTGCACGTCTccacaccatcaccaccaccaccgggCAGCACCTCACAGCCTACAACCACACCGACG CCATCAGAGTGCTCCGAGTGGTCGTGGAGAACATTCTTCATAACGGCAGCTGTATTTGTGATCGTTGACCTGCTTGTTTGGCTCTGCTGGTTTCTGAGGGACAGGAAATTTAATGTGCGCActcgaggaggaggaggaggcactGAAGAGGGCAGAGAATCAGACTGTGACCAGCACAGCATGCTAAAGTCAAATGGAAACCCTGACTTTACCCACAACTGA